The Vespula vulgaris chromosome 2, iyVesVulg1.1, whole genome shotgun sequence genome has a segment encoding these proteins:
- the LOC127061352 gene encoding cadherin-23 isoform X1: MTTMKTIGSSSWLIRSYKRSRFKEDWPILLFLLLACVSESCTARNNPPRFLIDGQPEIVLRLKEGPETLIGSLIYRLRGVDPDGDSLTFGVRDQPGSDVIRLENFGLNEANIYLNKLLDREVRDEYALVLTLTDGKLGEGNFITQSLLLLVEDINDNVPIFRPHPTSLTIREDSGPGILTTVEATDADEGAHGQVVYYLQELDGDNDIFGISTVNGKGIVRLLGRLDYERKYLYQLRILAVDRAINEKVNTGTTAILVKVQDVEDQPPEFISMTPVARISENARIGTSVLQVRAADGDKGINNKVTYSITQGPRYLFDIDATSGLVFTRAQLDREAEENIEGTFVLEITVKEVSRIIPPPSVSTEVTVILTDVNDETPTFRSSHYQAEINENSPQNTPVNFIGDAIPEVYDHDLGTNGTFRMFIEGGNGIFDVTPSRGINEVPFIIRVKNSSELDFEKRSVVNFTLIAKEIVSHEPKYNAVPVTIFITDQNDNYPEFTKNIYEVSIEENCPVGSTVAWVQALDEDSGTFGSRGIRYTNLGGSIAHALILDPISGVITVKQTGPSFDRELVSRHYLTIEARDDLGKGNRNTAQLIVNINDVNDNAPVFLQNKYEAVLLENEDHFEAPLVVEAFDIDLNGTKNSDIIYALVSGEFSKNFTIDPKRGIISLVNPLDFEALPINQGHMETSVRHLKLTVRARDMGTPSLSSDAPVIIYLKDVNDNPPSFERTLYKRSIPEDLEGGTSVLQVRAWDKDLSSPNNKIVYRIQNGAGDKFVIGPETGVIRVASGSNLDPDLTSPKTTRYSLNVVAIDSGTEIQRTAEVLVNITIVDVNNKPPLFIDPGTVVIRENTQETFRFCNIDVSCQVGAYVHRVVANDPDIAPILRYRVDHNSSEARNEEGTLIKIQEYDYLATLELNAIDGLLRVVKLLDRERVETIRLGLVVEDLAAVKGLQTASAVLSIIIEDENDNNPKFRRPFYRRSVTENSKNGVNIASIVADDADKNRSITYSLESPKELTDLVHLDPETGEMVVANKIDRELYPWLNLTVRATDSGIPPRSSLSEVYVQVLDENDNNPYFVTEISNITAAENAKIGTEIAIIQARDLDSGDYGKITYLLDRMSSQGKFAIHPETGAVTVADTLDWESRHNYVLVIEAWDNYQFGYTAGESRNAFKQIPVTVIDVNDNSPKIEVPQECVSISEFHDIRDSIVVAKAQDADDPTTPNGRVVIRILSGNEMGLFMLEQVDYWTARIKAVRSLRGKFGNYSLKLEARDLGVPSNKETAILDICVTDYNDNPPIFISPQHNTTIRVSENVTVGTPIIQIVAEDADTGPNGDVHFRLKQDLAGHWRTFHIDDRTGVISLKLPLDRELQRLYEIRVEAYDLGIPTPLSSDLDLIIYVRNINDYEPQFLIDVFNVNFTEEQLPRSEMAMLPETIDRDEVDDLDDPPTQVCYFIVGGNDDGSFTLDVYKHELTTARTLDRETQTQHTLIIKATEDCSTVPTNETIFDETNDTLLKVIVTVGDINDNPPRFVNKVFTGGVTTEADFGTQFMNVKAIDLDAEDNGVVSYYQVGKMHMTLTEGLDDIQLQPFLVHKHTGAVSLNFDPQRGMKGYFDFTVLANDSQGLMDTAKVFIYLLREDQRVRFVLRQHPPEIRNKIEIFRQTLGNVTGAIVNVDEYKIHENHDGSVDRTKTDLYLHLVNRRDNSILEVSEVLELVDRNIEKLDNLFKEFNVLDTQPAQSQPIVQYEQAGTTFWLLTLTLFLGALLILCIALCLSQRASFQRQLKAANASSFGTSDSEFIRGPGRVPNTNKHSMEGSNPIWMHAYENEWFKSDESYSHTSERDSLDENALNNEEMMNEVNTEQRTEDKPYYIEPRVSSVSSSETVTEATTDFNRKSPLYLGSMTTVNPLGKKIETTEL, translated from the exons ATGACTACGATGAAAACAATTGGCTCGTCTTCTTGGCTCATACGATCTTATAAGAGAAGCAGATTCAAGGAAGACTGGCCGAtactattatttctattgttAGCATGTGTTTCGGAAAGTTGCACGGCTCGAAACAATCCGCCACGCTTTCTCATCGACGGACAGCCAGAAATTGTTCTGAGATTGAAAGAGGGTCCAGAAACACTAATCG GCAGCTTAATTTATAGACTACGTGGCGTCGATCCTGACGGTGACAGTCTGACGTTCGGTGTCAGGGATCAACCTGGAAGCGATGTAATTCGACTTGAGAATTTCGGTCTTAACGAAGCTAATATATATCTCAATAAATTGCTGGACAGAGAG GTTCGAGATGAATACGCTTTGGTGCTAACTCTGACGGATGGAAAGTTAGGAGAAGGAAATTTTATCACTCAAAGTTTGTTGCTATTGGTGGAAGATATCAACGATAATGTGCCAATTTTTCGACCTCATCCAACATCTTTAACAATACGAGAAGATTCTGGTCCAGGTATATTAACAACTGTCGAAGCAACCGATGCAGACGAAGGTGCCCATGGACAGGTTGTTTATTACCTTCAAGAATTAGATGGAGACAACGATATTTTCGGGATATCGACTGTCAATGGGAAAGGAATCGTGCGATTGCTTGGTCGACTGGATTACGAgaggaaatatttatatcaactGAGAATATTGGCAGTAGATCGTGCGATTAACGAAAAA gTAAACACAGGAACAACAGCTATTTTAGTGAAGGTACAAGACGTCGAGGATCAACCACCCGAATTCATATCCATGACACCGGTTGCTAGAATCAGCGAGAATGCCAGGATCGGCACATCCGTTTTACAAG TCCGAGCTGCTGATGGCGATAAAGGAATCAACAACAAAGTTACCTATAGTATCACTCAAGGACCAAGATACCTGTTCGATATCGATGCTACTTCCGGTCTGGTGTTCACAAGAGCTCAGCTCGATAGAGAAGCTGAGGAAAATATCGAAGGTACATTCGTTTTGGAAATTACTGTTAAGGAAGTATCAAGAATAATTCCACCACCGTCCGTATCGACGGAGGTAACAGTGATCTTGACCGATGTTAACGACGAAACTCCAACCTTCCGAAGTTCGCATTACCAAGCTGAGATAAACGAGAACTCTCCACAAAACACACCCGTCAATTTTATTGGTGACGCTATACCTGAAGTCTATGATCACGATTTG ggGACAAATGGTACATTTCGAATGTTCATTGAAGGAGGTAATGGAATATTTGATGTAACACCTTCGAGAGGTATCAACGAGGTACCGTTTATAATTCGCGTAAAGAATTCTAGCGAGCTTGATTTCGAGAAAAGATCAG tGGTCAATTTTACTCTGATCGCCAAAGAGATCGTATCGCATGAACCTAAATACAATGCTGTACCAGTGACAATTTTCATAACGGATCAAAATGACAATTATCCTGAATTTACAAAAAACATTTATGAAGTCTCCATCGAAGAAAATTGTCCGGTTGGTAGTACGGTAGCATGGGTTCAAGCTTTGGACGAAGACAGTGGGACTTTTGGATCACGTGGGATTAGATACACAAATTTAGGCGGTAGTATTGCACACGc CTTGATATTAGATCCAATAAGCGGAGTGATTACTGTTAAACAAACTGGTCCGAGTTTTGATCGAGAATTAGTTTCTCGACATTACTTAACAATTGAAGCTAGAGATGATCTTGGAAAGGGTAATCGTAATACCGCTCAGCTGATCGTCAATATCAATGATGTAAACGACAATGCACCAGTTTTCTTACAAAACAAGTACGAGGCTGttcttttagaaaatgaaGATCACTTCGAAGCACCATTGGTCGTTGAAGCTTTCGATATAGATTTAAATg GTACAAAGAACAGCGACATAATATATGCTTTGGTGTCCGGCGAGTTTTCGAAGAACTTTACGATCGATCCGAAACGTGGTATAATAAGTTTGGTCAATCCATTAGACTTCGAAGCACTACCTATTAATCAAGGTCACATGGAAACGTCAGTGAGGCATTTGAAATTAACGGTGAGAGCCAGAGACATGGGAACGCCAAGTCTGAGTTCCGACGCACCCGTCATTATTTATCTCAAGGACGTTAATGACAATCCACCTTCTTTCGAAAGAACATTATATAAACGAAGTATCCCGGAAGATTTAGAAGGTGGAACTAGCGTCTTGCAG GTGAGAGCTTGGGACAAGGACTTGTCTTCGCCAAATAACAAAATAGTTTATCGTATACAAAACGGTGCCGGTGATAAGTTCGTGATCGGTCCCGAAACCGGTGTGATTAGGGTCGCATCTGGTTCTAATTTAGACCCCGATTTGACGTCACCCAAAACTACGAGATATAGTTTAAACGTAGTGGCCATCGACAGTGGAACGGAAATACAAAGAACTGCCGAGGTTCTTGTGAATATAACTATCGTTGATGTCAATAATAAACCTCCATTATTCATCGACCCTGGTACTGTTGTTATTCGAGAAAACACGCAA GAAACATTTAGATTTTGTAATATTGATGTGTCCTGTCAGGTAGGAGCCTACGTACATCGAGTTGTTGCTAACGATCCGGACATAGCACCGATTTTACGTTATCGAGTCGATCACAATTCGTCCGAGGCACGAAACGAGGAAGGAACTTTGATCAAAATCCAAGAATACGATTATTTGGCAACCTTGGAATTAAACGCGATCGATGGTTTGCTAAGGGTAGTCAAACTTTTGGACAGGGAACGAGTTGAAACGATAAGACTCGGTTTGGTTGTAGAAGATTTGGCTGCCGTTAAAGGATTGCAAACTGCGTCTG CTGTATTGAGTATAATCATCGAAGacgaaaacgataataatccaAAATTTCGAAGACCATTTTACAGACGATCGGTTAcagaaaatagtaaaaatggTGTTAATATAGCTAGCATTGTTGCCGATGACGCTGATAAAAATCGTAGTATCACGTATTCCTTAGAAAGTCCAAAAGAATTAACCGATCTTGTACATTTGGATCCGGAAACTGGTGAAATGGTCGTCGCAAATAAGATCGATCGGGAATTGTATCCTTGGCTTAATCTTACTGTCCGAGCTACTGATTCAGGAATACCACCtag ATCAAGCTTGTCGGAAGTGTACGTTCAAGTACTCGacgaaaacgataataatccaTATTTTGTCACAGAAATTAGTAACATAACTGCAGCGGAAAACGCCAAAATTGGCACAGAAATTGCTATAATTCAAGCAAGAGATCTTGATAGCGGCGATTATGGGAAAATTACATATCTTCTAGATAGAATGTCGTCTCAg gGTAAATTTGCCATTCATCCAGAAACAGGAGCTGTAACGGTTGCTGATACACTCGATTGGGAATCCAGGCATAATTATGTTCTAGTCATAGAGGCTTGGGATAATTATCAATTTGGTTATACAGCTGGGGAATCGAGAAACGCTTTTAAACAAATTCC AGTTACGGTAATCGATGTAAACGATAATTCTCCGAAAATCGAGGTACCTCAGGAATGTGTCAGCATATCGGAATTTCACGATATTCGAGATTCCATAGTGGTTGCAAAGGCACAGGATGCTGATGATCCTACGACTCCCAACGGACGTGTCGTTATTAGAATATTGTCTGGCAACGAGATGG GTTTGTTCATGCTCGAACAAGTGGATTATTGGACGGCACGGATTAAAGCTGTCCGAAGTTTGAGAGGAAAGTTCGGTAATTATTCGTTGAAGTTGGAAGCTCGTGATCTCGGAGTTCCAAGTAACAAGGAGACAGCGATCTTAGATATTTGCGTGACAGACTACAATGACAATCCGCCTATATTTATCAGCCCGCAACATAACACGACCATTCGTGTATCCGAA aacgtGACGGTCGGCACACCAATAATTCAAATAGTCGCGGAAGATGCCGACACTGGTCCAAACGGAGACGTTCACTTTCGTCTAAAACAGGATCTTGCTGGACATTGGAGAACTTTTCATATAGACGATAGAACCGGTGTTATATCTTTAAAGCTTCCATTAGACAGAGAACTTCAAAGATTGTACGAa ATACGAGTCGAAGCTTACGATTTAGGAATACCGACACCCTTGAGCTCTGATTtggatttaataatttatgttcGCAATATAAACGATTACGAGCCTCAATTTTTGATCGACGTTTTTAACGTTAATTTCACCGAAGAACAATTGCCTAGATCGGAAATGGCGATGCTTCCTGAAACTATCGACAGAGACGAAGTCGACGATCTCGACGATCCACCAACGCaagtttgttattttatagTCGGTGGTAACGACGATGGATCATTTACTTTGGACGTTTATAAGCACGAGCTTACT ACTGCGAGGACATTAGATAGAGAAACACAAACACAACacacattaataataaaagcgaCCGAGGATTGTTCGACCGTCCCGACAAACGAAACTATCTTCGACGAAACTAATGATACACTGTTGAAAGTTATCGTCACGGTCGGAGATATAAACGACAATCCGCCGAGATTTGTAAACAAAGTATTCACTGGAGGGGTTACTACCGAAGCTGACTTTGGAACTCAGTTTATGAACGTCAAG GCTATTGATTTGGACGCGGAAGATAATGGAGTTGTCTCTTATTATCAAGTTGGAAAAATGCATATGACTTTGACCGAAGGTTTGGACGACATTCAACTTCAACCATTTCTCGTTCACAAGCACACCGGCGCGGTTAGTCTGAACTTTGATCCTCAGAGAGGGATGAAAGGTTACTTCGATTTTacg GTCTTGGCTAATGATTCACAAGGATTAATGGACACAGcgaaagtatttatttatttattacgagaAGATCAAAGAGTACGATTTGTTCTTCGTCAGCATCCACCTGAAATTcggaataaaatcgaaatatttcgaca aaCTTTGGGTAACGTCACCGGTGCTATCGTCAATGTGGACGAGTACAAAATTCACGAGAATCATGATGGTTCGGTTGATCGAACGAAAACGGATTTATACTTACACCTTGTAAATCGTCGCGATAATTCGATCCTCGAGGTGTCTGAAGTATTAGAATTGGTTGATCGAAATATCGAGAAATTGGACaatctttttaaagaattcaATGTGCTGGATACACAGCCAGCTCAATCGCAACCAATTGTTCAATACGAACAAGCTGGTACAACATTCTGGCTTTTAACATTAACTTTGTTTCTCGGAGCTCTTCTCATTTTGTGCATCGCTTTGTGTCTTTCTCAAAGAGCATCTTTTCAAAGACAGCTTAAAGCAGCTAATGCATCATCATTTG GCACATCGGATTCAGAATTTATTCGAGGTCCAGGACGTGTTCCTAATACGAACAAGCACAGTATGGAGGGTTCTAATCCAATTTGGATGCACGCATACGAAAACGAATGGTTTAAGAGCGACGAATCTTACAGTCACACATCAGAAAGAGATTCTTTAGATGAAAATGCTCTTAATAATGAAGAGATGATGAATGAAGTGAATACCGAACAAAGGACAGAAGATAAGCCTTATTATATCGAGCCAAGGGTGTCCTCAGTTTCTAG CTCGGAAACCGTAACAGAAGCTACTACTGACTTCAATCGGAAATCACCCTTGTATCTAGGGTCGATGACAACTGTTAATCCTctgggaaaaaaaattgaaacaacAGAGCTTTAA